TTGTAAAAAATAGCGGGAAGAAAAATCCGAATTATTCTGGATTCATCGAAGAAAATGACAGTCTGATTATTTTTATTAATAGGTCAAGTAGCATAATTGATGTGGAGAGACGGATAATTTATGATTTCAATAAAAATCCTCGGAATTTTGGAAATGACAGTATTATTGGAGCATCATACAGGATTATACAAGTGGATAAAAGATGGTATTACTCAGAAATGGGTTTTGATTAAAAATACTAAGCACTATACCATTAGTTTTCATGCCATGATTTAGAAAAGTCCACCGCACATTTAAGCACCTTTAGTTTTTACCAATGCACAAACCGCCCCTAAAACCCAAAAGCGCACAATCTCCCCAATCCTTCCAAACCGTTACAATTTTGAGTTTCTACTTGTTGGATACATGGCTTGATGCTCTTTAAACTGCCAGCTCTTTTCAATATTAGAAAAAGTAAGCATATATAAGAAACTACATTTTACAATAAGGTGTTTTTTTTTATTTAATAGCTTATTAAAAAGTAATATATTGCGTATATAAAGAATATAACTACAATTGAATTGCTGTTTGTTGTGGTTATACAATTGTTGTAGTACATTTGAGAAATGAAGAATAAATTAACATATTTCCTGCTTTTGATTTTGACTTTTAGTTGTAATAAAAATGACTTTTCTGATACCGAAATGTATTTTACGACTGACAAAGAAACCTACAAAACGGATGATAATTTTGAAATAACTGCTTTGATTTATCCTAAAAGCGGAGAAAAGAAAATCCGAATTTTTAAAAATCTAAATAATCTGAAAATCTCATTTCATTCAAATGTAGAAGACCAAGGGTTTTCTCAAGAATTAAAAAAACATTTCATTGAGGGACCGAGTTTAACTCAAGACGAAAGCGAGTATTTGGATGAATTTACCATTTCAAAGACTCAACCATTTAAAAAAACTTTTAAGGGAATGATTTCAGAAAACAAAGAAAAAATAATTTTTGAAATACCTGAATTAAATATAGCAGATAGTGTAGAGAAATCGGAACTTCTCGTAAATCACAAAATAACTATAAAAGGAAATTGTCATACTGTCTACAGCGGAATAGAAGAAAATTTCACTCCAAAAGACATTGAAATATTAATAAAATAAAAACGTGCTACAATGGTAACCCTTGCACAAGTCCATAAATTCATAAAAAACGAATTCATTTAAGTCCTTTTCAAGGGCTTTTTGATTTTTTCGCAAAGCAGTTTAGTTAAATTCTGGTAGGCTTAAATTGAAGTTTATTACGTTTTGAAGTCCATTTATTTTCTTAAATAAAAAAGCAAGTTCTCTAGCACTGCTTTTTGGTAGTTTTTTGGTAAACTTCAAATACTTTTTAACGTTATAAGCAACAGCGGACATGTGCATCACCTTGTTTGCCTGCGCTATGCCTATGGTATTTACTTTTCGAAGTCCCAGAAACTGAGTGAGTGTTCCAAATACGGGTGCTACGGTGCTTTGGCACTTGCCTTTCGTAGCGTCCTCTAGCGTTTTGTTCGAGTTTTGTTCAGCTACGGTTCGGGGTCTATTTTTTGGATGGGGGTTTGTCCGAACAAAGGGTGAACGAAACTAAACTAAGACTGCTGTCATACCTACTTTACATTCTTAAAATGTTCTTTGTAGGTGGATTTTTATTATATTCGTAAACCTATAAACGATATAACTATAATGGGGATGGTGTTTGTTGTGGTTATACAATTGTTGGCACACATTAGATGAAAATAGGAACTATAAAAATATTTATTCTGATTTTAATATTCATTGGTTGTAAAAATAAGACAACTGAATCTGAACAATTGAATAGCTCTGAATTAGAAAAAGAAATCGGATCTGAAACCAAAACTCAAGTTGATTCAACGGAAATGAACTCAGAATCGACCAAAAAAATGTTTGACTTTCTTTCTGCTAAGTATTCTAAAGTTTATGAATACAAAGGAATGGATTCTAGGCAATTAATCGGAATTACATTTATATCAAAAGACAGTATCGACTATTATTTAAGTTCAGAAACTATGCCTTGTGATACTGAATATTATGGAAAAGCATTTAATAAAAATTACGGGACGGATTCAGAAATTGATGTGGATGACGACGGATATGGATATGATACTGATGAATATTCAAATGACCAGAAAGAATACGTAATTTATATAAGAGTTGCTTTGGACTCTACTAAAGTTAAAATTAAATATATTGATAATTCAACTGGTGGAACAGATTGCGCGCCAATTACAGATGTTATTATGAAAAAAATAAAATAACGTGTGCCAACACCGTAAAAAAAAATTACTAGTTTTAGCTGACACAAAGTTGGCTGCTTGTTTGCCGGCTTCCGATTTTCCTTCGGAAAATCCTCGCACGCAAACACGCAACTTTCCAAGATATACATATAAACGTTGCCAACTATTTGAACAGACCATGGATAATCGACTTATAAAATGACAAAAAAAAATATTAGAATTTTGGCAATCCTTTATTTGTTAATTAATTCCATAAGTTTTTTATTAAGTTTCAATGGAGTAATTGGACAATATGGAAGTTTTAATATTTTATTCAGTTTATTATTCGCCAATATTGTTCGAAACAATTATTTATTCAGTTCATTAATATATTTAGCAGTAACGACATTAATAACTTATGGATTAGCGGAATCTGCTAGAAGAAAAATTGAAATAGTCATATTAGTAGTTTTGTTGCTTGGAATTTCAATTCCATATTTAGATTTGAACGGTTTGTAATTAAGTTCTAAAAGAATTGAAATAAAAAAATATGACCCGAATTATAATTAAATTGTTTGATCCATATTTCGGAAAATAAAAAACAGTTAGCAATAACTAGCGTTCGCATGGTCGGTACGCCCCAACATGAACGCCCTTTGACTGAACCGGTTCTTAGCCCGTTAGACCAGCTCTTTAAAGTCTATGACTTCGTAGCAATATTAAAGCTAAAGTAAGCATATCTAAGAAACTACATTTTACAACAAGGCGTGTTTTTTTTATTTAATAGCTTATTAAAAAGTAATATATTGCATACATAAACGATATAACTACGATGGTGTTATTGTTTGTTGTGGTTATACAATTGTTAGGTGCAATTTGAAAAAAAAACTCAACATTGAAAATTAAGATAACAATTATATTTTTAGTTTGTTTAATAAGTGTCGGATTTGGACAAAACCGAAAGGAAAGGGACTATGACCATTATAAATCTCTGAATCTGAATTTGGGATATAATTATAGCTTCGGCGACCCGAATGACAAAAATTTTCACCTACTTGATATCGGAATAAACAAAGCAATGTATGGTGGGAGACACGGTGGTGGGTATCAATATGGAATTGGAACTGAAATTGGACTGAATACAGAAAAATTCACAATTGGTCCTAAAATAAGCGGAGCTATAAATTTGATGGGAATTGTTATTGGAACAGAATTGGTAACTTATACAGACTTTGATAATTGGACTTTAAGATTAGTTCCTTTCATTGGAATTGGCGGAGAAAAAGGTAAATTGACGATAAATCCGCACTTGATTTTGACAAATAAAAATTTTCAGCCAATCGATAAAGGACTTTTGAGTTTGACCTTAAACTTGGGTTTGAATAGAAAAAAAATGGAATAAAAACTGCACCTAATAACTAGAATACCATATAAAATTAACTGTTAGTGCAAGCCTACTTACAAAAATCCTCGCAACTAATCTTATACACATTAGCATACATTTGAACATGACGATACAAAATGAAATAGGAAATCGAAAAATAGAACTGAATATATCTGATTTTGAAACTGTAAATTATCCGAGTTATCGTTTGAAAATAAATCTATCAACTGAGGAATTAAATGCTGAATTTAATCGGCCGATTTGGATTTCGTTAACGGATTTGGAATCTTTCATTCAAAAGCTAACTGAATTAGACAAAACCAGAACTGGAGACATTAAAATGGAAAGTATGAGTCCAGACGAATTTTATTTAAGATTTCGGAATATTGACAATCTCGGACATTTATCTGTGGAGCTGAAAATTCAAAAAGAAAGTCCTTACCAAAAAGATTCAGATCTTGTAAAAATGGAATTTGAATTTGACCCAACTAATTTTCCAAAAATAATAAATGAACTAACTGAATTAAAAAACGTATGCTAATAACTAGCGTTCGTGTGGTCGGTACGACCCAACATGAACGCCCTGTTGACTGAACTGGATCTTATCCTGTTAGACCAGCTCTTTAAAAACTGTGACTTAGTAGCAATATTAAAGAAAAAGTAAGCATCTATAAGAAACTACATTTTGCAATAAGGCGTGTTTTTTTTTTATTTAATAGCTTATTAAAAAGTAATATATTGCATGTATAAAGAATATAACTACAATTGAATTGCTGTTTGTTGTGGTTATACAATTGTTACCCAATATTTAAACCAAGCAAGTCATGAAGTTAGTATATTATTTTGTAGGAGTGTTATTTCTCATATTTCAATCAAACCCGCAGCACGAATATGAGAAATATCAAAAGATTGAAATAAATGAAGTTTTTTCTGAACTTGTAACTAGAAAAGAAAATGATAGAGTTTATTCTGGTCAAATAAATACACAACATGGACTGATTGCTTTTGAAAAACAATATGGACTTCAGTTTGATATTTCTGATATTGACTTTGAAAAACAGATGTTAATTTTTGGAATAACAGATAATATAAGTTCAAGAGCATTTCAATTCTTAACACAAAAGAAATCGGTAAAATTCACGCTAGATTACATTGATACAGGTATTGTGTATAAATTAAAAAGACCAAAGAAAGGAAGGAAACATTCATACATCCAAATATTTAAGATTGACAGAATCGAAGAATTCATTCCCCATATAAGAGTAAAAAATTATGAGAACGATAGACTATCTTTGGTGTACGAGTAAAAAACATTGGGTAACACCGGTAACCGTTGCACAAGTCCATAAATTCATAAAAAACGAATTCATTTAAGCCCTTTTCAAGGGCTTTTTGATTTTTTAGCAAAGCAGTTTAGTTAAATTCTGGCAGGCTTAAATTGAAGCTTGTTACGTTTTGAGGTCCATTTATTTTCTTAAATAAAAAAGCAAGTGTCCTAGCGTTTTGTTCGGGTTTTGTTCAGCTACGGTTCGGGGGTCTATTTTTTGGATGGGGATTTGCCCGAACAAAGGGCGAACGAAACTAAACTAAGACTGCCGTCATACCTACTTTACATTTTTAAAATGTTTTTTGTAGGTCGTTTTTTATTATATTCGTAAACATATTAACGATATAACTACAATGGTGCTGCTGTTTGTTGTGGTTATATGAGTGTTCTACACCATTTGAAAAAAACTTTGTAACTAAATGAAAAACATACTTCTGATTTTATTAATTTCTATCCTAATTGCATCTTGCGGAAAAAACCGAAATAAAAAAACATTGGCAATTAATAGAACAGAAATATCTAATAAAAGTTCGGAATTTAAAATAAGTAAAGACACTTTTGACTTTTCAATAAACGGAGACTTAAGAAAAGTAACTTATTTTAATGATAAGTATTACTGTATGTTTGAAACAAATCGAGAAAACACAACAAAGTCTTTAAAGAAAATGGTTGTACTTGACAAAAATGGGAGTTTTGTTGAGGATGTTTTTATACCTGGAGGAATACAGAATATGATTTACTATGACATTCGAATAGAAAATGATAGTCTATTTCTACAAAGAGCCCAATTTGATGAGGAAAATTTTGTTTTAGGAAAATATGTTGCAGATTTTCAACCGACCGAAACAAGAGCATTTAAAACGTACGAAGACGAACAATTTAATGTGTATTCAACTTGTCGAGGAGAATGGGGAGGAACAATATTCTTCCAAGATAAAAAAACCAATGAATTATTTGAGGGTTCATCTACTTGCCCAATCGTTGTAAACAAAATCGGAGCTGAATATTTTGTCACTAATTATATGGGACATATGATTGGATTTGCAAGTGTCAATAAAATTTCTGACCCAAGAAAGCTTGAAAAATCGGAATGGGATTTTAAAAGACGTTTTGGAAGTGAAAATCAAAAAGGAATTGAAAAAGTATTAGATACAATGGATTTTTACATTCCGACTTCCTTTGTTGCTAAAAGCAAATTAGTGCATATATACAATGATGATGACGGAACTTACATTGCCGAAATTGAAAACGGAAAAATGAAACCAATCTATACTTTTGATTTTAAGTTTTATCCTCAATTCAATCAACAATTACAAAACGGAAAACAAGTACTTACTTTTGAGATTGCAGAAAGCGAAAAGGACGGAATTTTACTAATTGATGGAAATAAGTTGAATTTTAAATTCTTACGCTGAAATAAAAACGGTGTAGAATAACTAGCGTTCGTGTGGTCGATACCCCCCAACATGAACGCCCTGTTGACTGAACCGGCTCTTAGCCCGTTAGACCAGCTCTTTAAAGTCAGTGACTTCGTAGCAATATTAAAGAAAAGTAAGCATATAAAAGAAACTATATTTTAGACTAAGTTTTTTATTTAATAGCTTATTAAAAAGTAATATATTGCATACATGAACCATATAACTACAATGGAGTTGCTGTTTGTTGTGGTTATACAATTGTTGTGTGTCATTTAAAAAACTTCGAAAATAAATGAATATTCTTTACGAAACAGAAAAATTGAAACTTGAATTTGAACACGAATTAGTTCAATTAAAAGAAAAATCTAGCGGGAAAATTTTATTCGAAGAAGAATTTTATGGAAGCCCAAACTGTGGAATTATTGACTCAAATAATAATTGGACAATTATAGGTGGAATTCATCTGATTTTGTGGAAACCAACTCAAAGAAAAAAATATCGAAATGAATCGTTTGAATGGATTCACTCTTTGAGAATAAAAAACGAAAAAATAGTTGAAATTCTTACTGACCCTTGGAGTGAAAATTCATCTATTTGGGAATTAAATATTGAGAACGCTGAATTGAATAAAATAAAGGACTTTGCAGATTATAGAAATAAAGAATATACGGAATTTGTTGAATGGTAAAAAACGAACACACCGTGTATAAAAAATTGCTAGTTTTAGCTAACACAAAGTTGGTTGCTTGTTTGCTGGCTTCCGATTTTCCTTCGGACACGAGCGCAGCGAACTGGCGAAGCAAAATCCTCGCCCTCAAACACGCAACTTTGCACAAACACGTTGGCAATAAGCTAAAAAAATGAACTTAAAAGAAACATTAGACCATTTTCAAAACAAGAAATATTTTGACGAGCACGCCGAATATATTTCTGACCATTTGGATAAATATTATTCCGAAAGTGAAATAAAAGTTTTCCATGAAATTATGACGTTTGATTTTAAAGTACATATTTACTTTATAAATTCTAAAAAACATTCTTTTAATATTTTATTGACTTCCGGAATGAGTTCGCTTGAAATGAATGTTGAGGAAGGCGCAAAGAATAAAGAAGATTTAAGATTTGCCGAGCTAATGTTACTCATACCAAAAGATATTGAATTTCAGCAAGTTTATACTGGTGAAAATATAAATGACTGGATTATTTCTATGCTCAAACAAACAGCTAAATTTCCTCATCAATACGATACTTGGATTGGAATTGGGCATACAATTCAGGCTACAGCGGATTTGCAAACTTATAGCGCTGAAACGGACTTTGTTGGTGGAATAATATTACCTCCTGTAACTTTTGATGAAAAGTTTACACAAATTAAAAAAAATGGGAAAATTATTAA
This genomic window from Mariniflexile sp. TRM1-10 contains:
- a CDS encoding WapI family immunity protein, producing MTIQNEIGNRKIELNISDFETVNYPSYRLKINLSTEELNAEFNRPIWISLTDLESFIQKLTELDKTRTGDIKMESMSPDEFYLRFRNIDNLGHLSVELKIQKESPYQKDSDLVKMEFEFDPTNFPKIINELTELKNVC
- a CDS encoding suppressor of fused domain protein, which encodes MNLKETLDHFQNKKYFDEHAEYISDHLDKYYSESEIKVFHEIMTFDFKVHIYFINSKKHSFNILLTSGMSSLEMNVEEGAKNKEDLRFAELMLLIPKDIEFQQVYTGENINDWIISMLKQTAKFPHQYDTWIGIGHTIQATADLQTYSAETDFVGGIILPPVTFDEKFTQIKKNGKIINIYSLFPLYKNELEYKIGNGYNAFLDLLIKANSKEVLDNKRKNIIPKKSFWNKLKI